AAGTTTTTATCTAGTACTTCCCTAGCTACTGCCGCTAACTTTTCAAACTCATAGGCAAGTTTGTTGGCGATATCAATTAAATCTTCTTCCTCCGGATCTAAAAGTCCTCTTATAAATAAAGAGTGTTCTTCCATTATATGATTCCAGAAAACTTCTTTTTTCACTAGCTCATCTTTAATAGGAATTTCATTAAAATTTTCTAAAGCATGGAGAATCTCTAAATAAAATTCAGCCTCTTCAAGCATATGTTCCAGAAGACTTGGATAGTTTCTATTTAATACTTTACACCCTAAAACATTAGATAGAACTTTTGATTTATAATCAATAGCTCTCTCAACTAAATTTATAGCATTAGAATTTATCATTTGAATTTCATTAAATAGGTTGTTGTAATAGTCTAAATGTTTATTTTCAGGTAGGGTCATTTCCATTTCTGTTATATTCGTGTTTATACATATTCCAGTATAGAATTGAGTAATATTTTCAGTTTCTAATGTATAAGGTGTAACTAGTTCTTTTGAAACCAGAACATCTTTACTTATATATCCGTTAGCTATAGATATTATATGTAATAAAAAGTCCTCAAATTCTGATTTTAAAGTATCAGCTTCTAAAATATACTCTGCATTCTTAACAGAAAAGCCAGACTCTAAAAATATTAGATGTTCTTTCATCAACCTTCCAAAAAATAAATTATATTCTAAAGAATATTTAATATATTCTTTTTTAGAAAACATATATATATCCCCCTTTAAATAAAATCTTTATATCTTTATATATAATATTTAATTGGAAGGAACTTTATGAATCGAATTTGTCTTTGATATATTTCAGACAATTCAGAAAAATCCTTGACTTTTACAAATAAACATTGTATGCTTTAGTACAACGAAGTTATTCTACACCAAAGGAGGAGGTAAAAAATTGAATAGTAATGATAAAGTAGGTAGTGGTAATTTAGAAAAGAGGGAAAGTTTTAAAAGTAGTTTTGGACTTTTAGCAGCCGCTATCGGTTCTGCTGTAGGGTTAGGTAATATATGGAGGTTTCCCTATATTACTGGAGAGTATGGAGGAGCTGCATTTTTATTAGTTTATTTATTAAGTGTTTGTGTTATAGGCATTCCTGTAATGTTGGCAGAAGTTATTATAGGTAGAGAAGCAAAAAAGGATGCCATAGGTTCCTTTAAAGAACTTTCACCAAGGACAAAATGGTATTCCAGTGGAGTATTAGGAGTTTTAGCCGCATTTATGATTTTATCTTTTTATAGTGTTATAGCTGGATGGACTTTGGAATATTTGGTAAAATCTATAACTAACCAATTTGTAGGAAAGGATGTAGTTGCTATTGAGGCCATGTTTACGGATTTTATATCCCACCCA
This Tissierellales bacterium DNA region includes the following protein-coding sequences:
- a CDS encoding DUF2935 domain-containing protein; the protein is MFSKKEYIKYSLEYNLFFGRLMKEHLIFLESGFSVKNAEYILEADTLKSEFEDFLLHIISIANGYISKDVLVSKELVTPYTLETENITQFYTGICINTNITEMEMTLPENKHLDYYNNLFNEIQMINSNAINLVERAIDYKSKVLSNVLGCKVLNRNYPSLLEHMLEEAEFYLEILHALENFNEIPIKDELVKKEVFWNHIMEEHSLFIRGLLDPEEEDLIDIANKLAYEFEKLAAVAREVLDKNLPHEKITKKSKEATKDIIEFKEASTEGLIKCEIKSIILPLLADHILREAYHYLRVLKTKKPK
- a CDS encoding sodium-dependent transporter, which codes for MNSNDKVGSGNLEKRESFKSSFGLLAAAIGSAVGLGNIWRFPYITGEYGGAAFLLVYLLSVCVIGIPVMLAEVIIGREAKKDAIGSFKELSPRTKWYSSGVLGVLAAFMILSFYSVIAGWTLEYLVKSITNQFVGKDVVAIEAMFTDFISHPIRL